In Paenibacillus durus, the DNA window TACGGATGGATTTCAAAATCATATCCTCGCCATCGATCTCGATACCGCCCGTATCAATTACGCTGAACGCCTTGCCGTTCCATTCCGATACGCCGTATATCCGGTCGCGGGTGATTCCGGGTTTATCCTCTACAATAGCCAGCCGGTCACCGATCAGCCGGTTAAAAATCGTTGATTTCCCTACATTGGGCCTTCCTACGATGGCCACAACGGGTCTTGCCATGTTTCATTCCTCCTGTCTGCCTTTCGTTACCCATCATAGCAAAAAAGCCTTCGCTTGGCTAACGCCTAAAAACACAATCGGCGAACCCTCATATAAAAGGGTTCGCCGATAAGTATACCCATTATGTCAGACAAAATAAGGAATTATTTCCCCTTGAATTTGTCCAGCTTGTCGCCGAAACGTTCGGCCAGCGTAAAGCTGAGTCCTTGGTTGCTCAGCGAAACATTGGGGTTGTCGAGCACTTCTTTAGGAGCCCGGTCTCTGTTTCTTTCCGGCTTGGCAGTAGGCGCCGGAGCTTCTTCCGTTTCCTTAATGCTTAAGGAGACGCGCTTCTCGGACGGATTGAAATCCAGAACTTTCACTTGAACTTCCTGTCCTTCCTTAAGCACTTCATGCGGTGTGCCGATATGCTTATGGGAAATTTGCGAGATATGGACAAGACCTTCTACACCAGGGAACAGCTCAACGAACGCTCCGAAGTTGACAAGACGTTTTACTTCGCCTGTTACCACATCGCCGATATTGATTTTGTCGGAAGCCGTGTCCCAAGGACCAGGCGTTGCCGCTTTGATACTCAGGCTGATTTTGCCTTTTTCCGGATCGACTTTCAGTACTTTTACACGTACCTTGTCACCTTCGGAAATCACATCGGAAGGTTTGTCAACATGGCTCCAAGCGATTTCGGAGACGTGAACGAGTCCATCAACGCCACCCACATCGACAAACGCTCCGAATTGGGTCAGACGCTGTACCGTACCTTCGATGATTTCGCCTTCGGTAAGCTCGGACATAATTCTTTGCTTGTTGGCTTCGAATTCCTCTTCGAGCACTTCCTTCGCGGAGAGAATAACCTTTCCGTTCTCACGGTCAAGCTCTTTCACTTTTACGCGAAGCGTACGTCCTTTGTAATCGCTGAAATCTTCAACGAAATGACGCTCAACCATGGAAGCAGGGATAAATCCGCGGGCACCCACGTCGGCAACCAGACCGCCTTTGACCACGTCGGCCACGGTGACTTCGAAAGCCTCTTGGGAATTGTAGTATTTCTCCAGATCGTCCCAGGATTTCTCGCTGTCCACAGCGCGTTTGGAAAGAACAAGGCTTTCCTTGTTGTCGTTGATGCTGACAACCTTGCACTCCACTTCTTGTCCGACTTCAACAGCCGAAGCGGCATTGTCGAGTTGAACGGAAGACAATTCGCGAATCGGAATGACGCCGTCATATTTATATCCAATGCTCACATAAGCTTGGTTATCTTCGATTTTGACGATCGTTCCTTTCACGGTGTCGCCTTTTTTCAAGGAAATGATTTGCTCCAGCTCATCCTGGCTTGCTATTTCCTCTTGATTGCTAGCAGCGGAATCAACCGCCTCTACGGATTCGTTGTTCTC includes these proteins:
- the rpsA gene encoding 30S ribosomal protein S1, whose product is MSEEIRNQEAAENNESVEAVDSAASNQEEIASQDELEQIISLKKGDTVKGTIVKIEDNQAYVSIGYKYDGVIPIRELSSVQLDNAASAVEVGQEVECKVVSINDNKESLVLSKRAVDSEKSWDDLEKYYNSQEAFEVTVADVVKGGLVADVGARGFIPASMVERHFVEDFSDYKGRTLRVKVKELDRENGKVILSAKEVLEEEFEANKQRIMSELTEGEIIEGTVQRLTQFGAFVDVGGVDGLVHVSEIAWSHVDKPSDVISEGDKVRVKVLKVDPEKGKISLSIKAATPGPWDTASDKINIGDVVTGEVKRLVNFGAFVELFPGVEGLVHISQISHKHIGTPHEVLKEGQEVQVKVLDFNPSEKRVSLSIKETEEAPAPTAKPERNRDRAPKEVLDNPNVSLSNQGLSFTLAERFGDKLDKFKGK